A single region of the Aeromicrobium chenweiae genome encodes:
- a CDS encoding GNAT family N-acetyltransferase translates to MSLTLQPMNAELFASWMRHVMGWYAQGKVEAGSWPEDGAVERALRENAEQLPQGLDTPHNDFFVGTVDDREVGYLWLYTDPAQTPPATAIQAIEVLEGERGQGLGRELLEAAEGWCADHSIQTLRLHVFGRNTTAINLYESAGFETTNVLMAKTIR, encoded by the coding sequence ATGAGCCTGACCCTGCAGCCCATGAACGCCGAGCTCTTCGCGTCCTGGATGAGGCACGTGATGGGCTGGTACGCCCAGGGCAAGGTCGAGGCGGGGAGCTGGCCCGAGGACGGGGCGGTGGAGCGGGCGCTCCGGGAGAACGCCGAGCAGCTCCCGCAGGGACTGGACACGCCGCACAACGACTTCTTCGTCGGGACGGTCGACGACCGCGAGGTGGGCTACCTGTGGCTCTACACCGATCCCGCGCAGACCCCGCCGGCGACTGCGATCCAGGCCATCGAGGTCCTCGAGGGCGAACGCGGGCAGGGACTCGGCCGCGAGCTGCTGGAGGCCGCGGAGGGGTGGTGCGCCGACCACAGCATCCAGACGCTGCGCCTGCACGTCTTCGGGCGGAACACCACGGCCATCAACCTGTACGAGTCGGCGGGCTTCGAGACCACCAACGTCCTGATGGCCAAGACCATCCGATGA
- the rnc gene encoding ribonuclease III yields MRTVRSSRRASPGPLISAAADAGALREVLGVQDLDPELLQHALTHRSFAYENGGVPNNERLEFLGDSVLGLVVTDTLFTEHPDLPEGQLAKLRAAVVSAKALAEVARTLGIGEHVRLGRGEETTGGRDKASILSDTVEAILGAIYVQFGIERAAEVIHRVFDPVIAAASGLGAGLDWKTSLQEIAANNDLGVPHYVLVGTGPDHNKSFTAEVVVGEATFGGGAGRSKKEAEQMVAEIAWRAINAGLDQPGS; encoded by the coding sequence GTGCGGACAGTACGGAGCTCGCGGCGAGCGTCGCCAGGTCCTCTGATCTCTGCCGCAGCTGACGCTGGGGCGCTCCGGGAGGTCCTGGGAGTCCAGGACCTCGACCCGGAGCTGCTCCAGCACGCGCTGACACACCGCTCGTTCGCGTACGAGAACGGCGGTGTGCCCAACAACGAGCGCCTCGAGTTCCTGGGGGACTCGGTGCTCGGTCTTGTCGTCACCGACACGCTCTTCACCGAGCATCCCGACCTGCCCGAGGGGCAGCTCGCGAAGCTTCGTGCAGCGGTCGTCAGCGCCAAGGCCCTCGCGGAGGTCGCGCGCACCCTCGGCATCGGCGAGCACGTTCGTCTCGGCCGTGGCGAGGAGACGACCGGTGGTCGTGACAAGGCCTCGATCCTGTCCGACACGGTCGAGGCCATCCTGGGCGCGATCTACGTCCAGTTCGGCATCGAACGGGCCGCCGAGGTGATCCACCGGGTGTTCGACCCCGTGATCGCCGCAGCCTCCGGCCTCGGCGCAGGCCTGGACTGGAAGACGTCCCTGCAGGAGATCGCCGCCAACAACGATCTCGGCGTCCCGCACTACGTGCTGGTGGGCACGGGGCCGGATCACAACAAGAGCTTCACCGCCGAGGTCGTCGTCGGCGAGGCGACGTTCGGCGGGGGTGCCGGCCGCTCCAAGAAGGAGGCCGAGCAGATGGTCGCCGAGATCGCCTGGCGCGCCATCAACGCCGGTCTCGACCAGCCCGGCTCCTAG
- a CDS encoding LysR family transcriptional regulator: METRELRYFVAVAEELHFGRAAERLGIAQPPLSRAISQLERRLGATLLERTSRSVTLTPAGEVLLHEGRAALDAVEAAEHRARRAAADGPGAPSVVLATKAGASSELLAKLLHRYAADPGSITVDVVLCGPGEQERLLRTGRADVALLHRPFDDVSGLDHEALVTEGQVAVLPAGHALTTRQGLRVDDLTDVPDLPLPRWPGTDGSYPDGPGPEVHSHSQLLQLVSLGRTLMMAPDSCRAQLHDDLVAVPVVDAPTVTTVIAWPSHSRSRAVADLVQTALRL, from the coding sequence ATGGAGACCCGGGAGCTGCGGTACTTCGTCGCCGTCGCCGAGGAGCTGCACTTCGGACGCGCCGCCGAGCGGCTCGGCATCGCCCAGCCGCCGCTGTCCCGGGCGATCAGCCAGCTGGAGCGCCGACTGGGTGCCACCCTCCTGGAACGCACCAGTCGATCGGTGACGCTGACCCCCGCGGGCGAGGTCCTCCTGCACGAAGGACGCGCAGCCCTGGACGCGGTGGAGGCCGCCGAGCACCGCGCCCGGCGCGCGGCCGCCGACGGACCGGGAGCACCCTCCGTCGTCCTCGCGACCAAGGCGGGAGCCTCCAGCGAGCTGCTGGCCAAGCTCCTGCACCGGTACGCCGCGGACCCCGGATCGATCACCGTCGACGTGGTCCTCTGCGGTCCGGGCGAGCAGGAGCGCCTGCTCCGCACCGGCCGCGCCGACGTGGCGCTCCTCCACCGGCCCTTCGACGACGTCTCCGGCCTCGACCACGAGGCGCTCGTCACCGAGGGACAGGTCGCGGTCCTTCCCGCCGGTCACGCCCTCACCACCCGTCAGGGGCTGCGCGTCGACGATCTCACCGACGTCCCCGACCTGCCGCTGCCGCGGTGGCCGGGTACCGACGGCTCCTATCCCGACGGGCCCGGGCCCGAGGTCCACAGCCACTCCCAGCTGCTCCAGCTCGTCTCGCTGGGGCGGACCCTGATGATGGCGCCCGACTCGTGCCGGGCCCAGCTGCACGACGACCTGGTCGCCGTGCCGGTCGTCGACGCCCCGACCGTGACCACCGTCATCGCCTGGCCGTCGCACAGCCGCTCGCGCGCCGTCGCCGACCTGGTCCAGACCGCACTGCGCCTCTGA
- the mutM gene encoding bifunctional DNA-formamidopyrimidine glycosylase/DNA-(apurinic or apyrimidinic site) lyase, which yields MPELPEVEVVRRGIADHVVGRTITAVTVHDVRSVRRHLPGPADFRHRVEGRTVVGVARRGKYLWMQLDHGDAILCHLGMSGQFLVSEASAPPQRHLRITLALQDGTELRFADQRIFGGMSFSEDGAELPPEIAHIARDPLDPLFDPAEFTARIRKRQTGVKRAILDQTLISGVGNIYADESLWRTPLHYARNTRHLRTREIDALLGHIGDVMREALAQGGTSFDALYVNVNGNSGYFDRSLQAYGQEGRPCQRCGTPIRRDPFMNRSSFWCPHCQPRPRNGRF from the coding sequence GTGCCCGAGCTGCCCGAGGTCGAGGTCGTCCGTCGCGGCATCGCCGACCACGTGGTCGGCCGGACGATCACCGCCGTCACGGTCCACGACGTGCGCTCGGTGCGCCGTCACCTACCCGGCCCGGCCGACTTCCGGCACCGGGTGGAGGGACGGACGGTCGTCGGCGTGGCCCGCCGAGGCAAGTACCTGTGGATGCAGCTCGACCATGGCGACGCCATCTTGTGCCACCTGGGCATGAGCGGGCAGTTCCTGGTCTCCGAGGCGTCCGCGCCCCCGCAGCGACACCTGCGCATCACGCTCGCGCTGCAGGACGGCACCGAGCTCCGGTTCGCCGACCAGCGCATCTTCGGCGGGATGTCGTTCAGCGAGGACGGCGCGGAGCTCCCGCCCGAGATCGCGCACATCGCGCGCGACCCGCTGGACCCCTTGTTCGACCCGGCCGAGTTCACCGCCCGGATCCGCAAGCGCCAGACGGGCGTGAAGCGGGCGATCCTCGACCAGACGCTCATCTCCGGGGTCGGCAACATCTATGCCGACGAGTCGCTGTGGCGGACGCCGCTGCACTACGCCCGCAACACCCGGCACCTGCGGACCCGCGAGATCGACGCGTTGCTGGGCCACATCGGCGACGTCATGCGCGAGGCGCTCGCCCAAGGCGGCACGTCGTTCGACGCGCTGTACGTGAACGTCAACGGCAACAGCGGCTACTTCGACCGCTCCCTGCAGGCGTACGGCCAGGAGGGCCGGCCGTGCCAGCGGTGCGGCACCCCCATCCGCCGCGACCCGTTCATGAACCGCTCGTCGTTCTGGTGCCCGCACTGCCAGCCGCGTCCGCGCAACGGGCGGTTCTGA
- a CDS encoding deoxyguanosinetriphosphate triphosphohydrolase: protein MTDAPYGDEAYERFVDEPPKRSGRTSFERDRGRIVHSAALRRLSAKTQVMGAGFDDFVRNRLTHSLEVAQVARELGKALGCDPDIVDSAALAHDLGHPPFGHNGEVALDEAAQSCGGFEGNAQTLRILSRLESKAFGPDGRSVGLNLTRATLSACVKYPWRRGEVPEAAGKFGVYTDDLPVFDWLRDGAPARRRPIEAQVMDLADDIAYSVHDVEDGVVGGWFGLRAGELDTAAIHAVARDWYDHTATDDRLDAALERLQEMPEWPTTGFDGSRAERAVLKSLTSALIGRFAHAAEAATVQRWGGGPLTRFGADLEVPTGTRDEITVLKSIAAHYVMQAQDRAGPLSRQRELLLALVDALDRSEGRQLEAEFAEDFARAEDDAARHRVLIDQVASLTDVSARAWGLRLLG from the coding sequence ATGACGGACGCCCCCTACGGCGACGAGGCGTACGAGCGCTTCGTCGACGAGCCGCCCAAGCGCTCCGGCCGCACCTCGTTCGAGCGCGACCGCGGACGCATCGTGCACTCCGCGGCGCTGCGCCGGCTGTCGGCCAAGACCCAGGTCATGGGCGCGGGCTTCGACGACTTCGTCCGCAACCGGCTGACCCACTCGCTGGAGGTCGCGCAGGTCGCCCGCGAGCTGGGCAAGGCGCTGGGCTGCGACCCGGACATCGTGGACTCCGCGGCTCTGGCCCACGACCTGGGGCACCCGCCGTTCGGCCACAACGGCGAGGTCGCGCTGGACGAGGCCGCGCAGTCCTGCGGCGGGTTCGAGGGCAACGCGCAGACGCTGCGGATCCTCAGCCGGCTGGAGTCCAAGGCGTTCGGGCCCGACGGTCGCAGCGTCGGGCTCAACCTCACCCGGGCCACCCTCTCGGCGTGCGTGAAGTACCCGTGGCGGCGGGGCGAGGTGCCGGAGGCTGCCGGCAAGTTCGGGGTCTACACCGACGACCTGCCCGTGTTCGACTGGCTGCGGGACGGCGCTCCCGCCCGGCGCCGACCGATCGAGGCGCAGGTCATGGACCTGGCCGACGACATCGCCTACTCGGTCCACGACGTCGAGGACGGCGTCGTGGGCGGCTGGTTCGGTCTGCGGGCCGGTGAGCTGGACACTGCGGCGATCCACGCCGTCGCCCGGGACTGGTACGACCACACGGCCACCGACGACCGCCTCGACGCGGCGCTCGAGCGCCTGCAGGAGATGCCGGAGTGGCCCACCACGGGGTTCGACGGCAGCCGTGCCGAGCGCGCCGTGCTCAAGAGCCTGACCAGCGCCCTGATCGGACGCTTCGCGCACGCGGCGGAGGCCGCGACCGTCCAGAGGTGGGGCGGCGGTCCGCTGACCCGTTTCGGGGCCGACCTGGAGGTGCCGACGGGCACCCGCGACGAGATCACGGTGCTGAAGTCCATCGCCGCGCACTACGTCATGCAGGCGCAGGACCGGGCCGGGCCGCTCAGTCGCCAGCGCGAGCTGCTCCTGGCCCTCGTCGATGCCCTGGACCGGTCCGAGGGCAGGCAGCTCGAGGCGGAGTTCGCCGAGGACTTCGCCCGCGCGGAGGACGATGCCGCCCGCCACCGGGTGCTGATCGACCAGGTCGCGAGCCTGACCGACGTGTCCGCCCGCGCCTGGGGCCTGCGCCTGCTGGGCTGA
- a CDS encoding SDR family oxidoreductase — MSENKTALVTGANKGIGYEIAAGLGALGWSVGVGARDRTRREEAVARLREAGVDAFAVPLDVTDDDSVAAAVDLVRERAGRLDALVNNAGITGGGPQQPTTVDLDIIRTVVETNVLGVIRVTNAMLPLLRLSPSPRIVHMSSSVGSLTRQSGSGGELTTGPVAAAYSTSKTFLNAVMIQYVRELDGTDILMNAACPGFVATDLNGFRGVRTPGQGAATAIRLATLPDGGPTGGFFEDAGLVPW; from the coding sequence ATGAGTGAGAACAAGACAGCACTGGTGACAGGCGCGAACAAGGGCATCGGCTACGAGATCGCGGCGGGCCTCGGCGCGCTCGGATGGAGCGTGGGCGTGGGGGCGCGCGACCGGACCCGGCGCGAGGAGGCGGTGGCCCGCCTGCGTGAGGCCGGGGTGGACGCCTTCGCCGTGCCGCTGGACGTCACCGACGACGACAGCGTCGCGGCCGCCGTGGACCTGGTCCGCGAACGGGCCGGCCGCCTCGACGCCCTGGTCAACAACGCCGGGATCACCGGCGGTGGACCGCAGCAACCGACCACCGTCGACCTCGACATCATCCGGACGGTCGTCGAGACGAACGTGCTCGGGGTCATCCGGGTCACGAACGCGATGCTGCCGCTGCTGCGCCTCTCGCCGAGCCCGCGGATCGTCCACATGTCCAGCAGCGTCGGATCCCTGACGCGCCAGTCCGGATCTGGTGGCGAGCTGACCACCGGGCCCGTTGCCGCGGCCTACTCGACCTCCAAGACCTTCCTCAACGCGGTGATGATCCAGTACGTCCGAGAGCTGGACGGGACCGACATCCTCATGAACGCCGCCTGTCCAGGCTTCGTCGCGACCGACCTCAACGGCTTCCGCGGCGTGCGGACGCCCGGGCAGGGCGCGGCCACCGCGATCCGACTGGCGACGCTTCCCGACGGCGGCCCGACCGGTGGCTTCTTCGAGGACGCGGGCCTCGTCCCTTGGTGA
- the dnaG gene encoding DNA primase, producing the protein MAGLIKDEDIQLVRERTRIDEVVEQYVTLKNAGGGSRKGLCPFHDEKSPSFNVRPSVGSYHCFGCGAGGDVFKFVMEIEGLSFVETVERLAAKAGITLRYEEGSGHTGPRRDPNQRNRLLEAHREAGAFYAAALQSSPDAQAGRQFVQDRGFDQAAAELFGMGFAPRGGEALVAHLRGKGFSEDELVTGGLANRGTRGLYDKFRGRLLWPIREMTGEIIGFGARRMFDDDRVEAKYLNSPETPIYKKSQVLYGIDLARRSISSSSQAVIVEGYTDVMACHLAGVTTAVATCGTAFGEDHARVMRRLMLDDQAFHGEVIFTFDGDEAGQRAALKTFSGDQQFVAQTYVAVEPRGMDPCDLRLADGDAAVRDLVASRIPLYRFVLDNLLGKYDLDRGDQRVDAVREAVGLASAIRDKSKVDELLREIAGRVGTDVDQVRAEHRRRVATSSKGGQPVTHDAPTASMPSPAVNFGQPQFADEREALKAIVQHPHLAAKLADDIDDNDFTHPISKLLWKHIEAMPWPTGPNPNWLPQLSDSVHDEDAKRILSIAAVEPMRAREGNTAAVVSSILMRLQLLTLSRRIAEIKSKLQRTNPIDEAETYNRMFGDLIALEQQFRTLRDRSLSGDVPS; encoded by the coding sequence ATGGCCGGGCTGATCAAGGACGAGGACATCCAGCTCGTCCGCGAACGCACCCGCATCGACGAGGTCGTCGAGCAGTACGTCACCCTCAAGAACGCCGGCGGCGGCTCCCGCAAGGGCCTGTGCCCGTTCCACGACGAGAAGTCCCCGTCCTTCAACGTGCGCCCGTCGGTGGGCTCGTACCACTGCTTCGGCTGCGGGGCCGGCGGCGACGTCTTCAAGTTCGTCATGGAGATCGAGGGCCTGAGCTTCGTCGAGACCGTCGAGCGTCTCGCCGCCAAGGCCGGCATCACGCTGCGCTACGAGGAGGGCAGCGGGCACACCGGTCCGCGCCGCGACCCCAACCAGCGCAACCGCCTGCTGGAGGCCCACCGCGAGGCCGGCGCGTTCTACGCCGCCGCGCTGCAGTCGTCACCGGACGCGCAGGCCGGTCGCCAGTTCGTCCAGGACCGCGGCTTCGACCAGGCTGCCGCCGAGCTGTTCGGCATGGGGTTCGCGCCGCGCGGAGGAGAGGCGCTCGTCGCCCACCTGCGGGGCAAGGGGTTCTCCGAGGACGAGCTCGTCACCGGCGGGCTCGCCAACCGCGGCACCCGCGGTCTCTACGACAAGTTCCGTGGCCGGCTGCTGTGGCCGATCCGGGAGATGACCGGCGAGATCATCGGCTTCGGCGCGCGCCGGATGTTCGACGACGACCGGGTCGAGGCGAAGTACCTCAACAGCCCCGAGACGCCCATCTACAAGAAGTCCCAGGTCCTCTACGGCATCGACCTGGCCCGCCGGTCGATCTCGTCCTCCAGCCAGGCGGTCATCGTCGAGGGCTACACCGACGTCATGGCGTGCCACCTCGCCGGCGTCACGACGGCCGTGGCCACGTGCGGCACGGCGTTCGGTGAGGACCACGCACGGGTCATGCGCCGACTCATGCTCGACGACCAGGCGTTCCACGGCGAGGTCATCTTCACCTTCGACGGCGACGAGGCCGGCCAGCGCGCCGCGCTCAAGACGTTCAGCGGCGACCAGCAGTTCGTCGCGCAGACGTACGTGGCGGTGGAGCCGCGGGGCATGGACCCGTGCGACCTGCGGCTGGCCGACGGTGACGCGGCCGTCCGCGACCTGGTGGCGTCCCGCATCCCGCTGTACCGCTTCGTGCTGGACAACCTGCTCGGCAAGTACGACCTCGACCGCGGCGACCAGCGCGTGGACGCGGTCCGCGAGGCCGTCGGGCTCGCCTCGGCGATCCGCGACAAGTCCAAGGTCGACGAGCTGCTGCGGGAGATCGCGGGCCGCGTCGGCACCGACGTCGACCAGGTGCGGGCCGAGCACCGCCGTCGCGTCGCCACGTCGTCCAAGGGCGGCCAGCCGGTCACCCACGACGCGCCCACCGCGTCGATGCCGTCGCCGGCGGTCAACTTCGGCCAGCCGCAGTTCGCCGACGAGCGCGAGGCGTTGAAGGCGATCGTCCAGCACCCGCACCTGGCTGCGAAGCTCGCCGACGACATCGACGACAATGACTTCACGCACCCGATCTCCAAGCTGCTGTGGAAGCACATCGAGGCCATGCCGTGGCCGACCGGCCCCAACCCGAACTGGCTGCCCCAGCTGTCGGACTCGGTCCACGACGAGGACGCCAAGCGCATCCTGTCCATCGCGGCGGTCGAGCCGATGCGCGCGCGGGAGGGCAACACCGCGGCGGTGGTTTCGTCGATCCTCATGCGCCTGCAGCTGCTCACGCTGAGCCGCAGGATCGCCGAGATCAAGTCCAAGCTGCAGCGCACCAACCCCATCGACGAGGCCGAGACGTACAACCGCATGTTCGGTGACCTGATCGCCCTCGAGCAGCAGTTCCGCACGCTGCGCGACCGGTCGCTGAGCGGCGACGTCCCCAGCTGA
- a CDS encoding DUF177 domain-containing protein, with amino-acid sequence MQHGALGHAGMVPPAPDTRSSRAIGLGVSRGVTIDLGLLAGPLLVVLLDGWLIVLSGPLVFDTHEMGRKPGAERTFTRTIEAPAEMGYDVYAVPEGSTIELELRLEAIMEGILATGTFSARAVGECVRCLEPIDEPVVVGFQELFLYEAPSDQEEADEEDHVLEDELLDLEPVLRDAVVLALPHNPLCGPDCPGLCPECGARLADDPDHTHGEAIDPRWSALSQLAEQPVPSADQSESGNTSDDSKE; translated from the coding sequence GTGCAGCACGGTGCCCTCGGTCATGCTGGCATGGTTCCACCTGCCCCCGACACTCGCTCGTCCCGGGCGATTGGCCTCGGCGTGTCCCGGGGGGTTACGATTGACCTCGGCCTGCTTGCAGGTCCTCTTCTTGTCGTGCTCTTGGATGGATGGTTGATCGTGCTGTCCGGACCGCTGGTCTTCGATACCCACGAGATGGGTCGCAAACCCGGCGCCGAACGTACCTTCACCCGCACCATCGAGGCGCCGGCAGAGATGGGTTACGACGTCTACGCCGTGCCCGAGGGCTCCACGATCGAGCTCGAGCTCCGGCTCGAGGCGATCATGGAGGGGATCCTGGCAACAGGGACCTTCTCGGCGCGGGCCGTGGGTGAGTGTGTGCGGTGCCTGGAGCCCATCGACGAACCTGTCGTGGTCGGTTTCCAGGAGCTCTTCCTCTATGAAGCACCCTCCGACCAGGAGGAGGCGGACGAGGAGGATCATGTCCTCGAGGACGAGCTGCTCGACCTCGAACCCGTTCTGCGGGACGCGGTGGTGCTCGCACTCCCGCACAACCCGTTGTGTGGTCCGGACTGTCCGGGACTGTGCCCCGAGTGTGGGGCGCGACTCGCGGATGACCCAGATCACACACACGGTGAAGCGATCGACCCACGGTGGTCGGCGCTGAGCCAGCTGGCGGAGCAACCGGTCCCGTCAGCCGACCAGTCAGAGTCGGGCAACACGTCCGACGACAGCAAGGAGTAG
- a CDS encoding D-cysteine desulfhydrase family protein, giving the protein MNAPTPVRLGSWPTPLEPMPRLGVHLGLGPDDLWIKRDDLFGLGGGGNKARKLERTMAQAMQWGADVVITSGAPQSNHARLTAAAGARLGLPVVLVLEGVDPDTESGNLLLDRMLGAHLVWAGEVDGEGLEAAVQAEADAAASTGRKAGIIPFGGSNAVGAGAYEEAGRELLHQMPTLDRVVVAVGSGGTMAGLVSALGPDRVTGVDTGAVPDAVERVLGLWQALDPSAGGTATDLVVRDDLVGRGYGVLSDDIREAMQLFARTEGVILDPVYTGRAGAGLISGVREGTITAGERTVFLHSGGLPGLFGHADVSPWRDVPPRD; this is encoded by the coding sequence GTGAACGCGCCGACGCCCGTGCGCCTCGGCTCCTGGCCGACACCCCTCGAGCCCATGCCGCGACTGGGCGTCCACCTGGGGCTCGGGCCCGACGACCTGTGGATCAAACGGGACGACCTGTTCGGCCTGGGCGGCGGCGGGAACAAGGCGCGCAAGCTCGAACGGACGATGGCCCAGGCGATGCAGTGGGGCGCCGACGTGGTGATCACGAGCGGCGCCCCGCAGAGCAATCACGCGCGCCTGACCGCCGCGGCGGGAGCGCGACTCGGGCTGCCCGTCGTCCTGGTGCTCGAAGGCGTCGACCCTGACACCGAGAGCGGCAACCTCCTGCTGGACCGGATGCTGGGCGCCCACCTCGTCTGGGCCGGGGAGGTCGACGGTGAGGGTCTCGAGGCAGCCGTTCAGGCCGAGGCCGACGCAGCCGCGTCCACGGGCCGCAAGGCCGGGATCATCCCGTTCGGCGGGTCCAACGCCGTCGGGGCCGGAGCCTACGAGGAAGCCGGTCGCGAGCTCCTGCACCAGATGCCGACGCTCGACCGGGTGGTCGTCGCCGTCGGCTCCGGCGGCACGATGGCCGGACTCGTCAGCGCACTGGGCCCGGACCGGGTGACGGGCGTGGACACCGGCGCCGTCCCGGACGCCGTCGAGCGCGTCCTGGGCCTGTGGCAGGCCCTCGACCCGTCCGCAGGTGGCACAGCGACCGACCTCGTCGTGCGGGACGACCTCGTCGGCCGCGGGTACGGCGTGCTGTCGGACGACATCCGGGAGGCGATGCAGCTGTTCGCCCGCACGGAGGGCGTCATCCTCGACCCCGTGTACACCGGCCGCGCGGGTGCCGGCCTGATCAGCGGGGTCCGCGAGGGGACGATCACGGCGGGGGAGCGGACGGTCTTCCTGCACTCCGGCGGACTTCCGGGACTCTTCGGGCACGCCGACGTCTCGCCGTGGCGGGACGTCCCTCCGCGCGACTGA
- a CDS encoding sigma factor: MDRFVRELMSLPILDAEQERALAVAAHQGDADARVALITAGLRSVALRARLLGLTGEEMRDAVQAGAVGLIRAVDRFDPDRGVRLATYAWHWIGAEMSVGRRDDLPLDGVDPPYDDSATHDESLLDGLSDDAADVLRLRFGLGPDGGPPMSRIAVAQRLGVSVTRIRSVEGKAMRQLRERLAKVVDRAPLHREADPP, translated from the coding sequence GTGGATCGATTCGTCCGTGAGCTGATGTCCCTGCCCATCCTGGACGCCGAGCAGGAGCGGGCCCTGGCCGTGGCGGCCCATCAGGGCGACGCCGACGCCCGCGTCGCGCTGATCACCGCGGGCCTGCGCTCCGTCGCCCTGCGGGCCCGCCTGCTCGGTCTGACGGGGGAGGAGATGCGGGACGCCGTGCAGGCAGGTGCGGTCGGGCTCATCCGCGCCGTGGACCGGTTCGACCCCGATCGCGGCGTCCGCCTCGCGACGTACGCGTGGCACTGGATCGGCGCCGAGATGTCGGTCGGTCGACGTGACGACCTGCCGCTCGACGGGGTCGACCCGCCGTACGACGACTCCGCGACGCACGACGAGTCCCTGCTCGACGGACTCTCCGACGACGCCGCCGACGTGCTGCGTCTGCGGTTCGGGCTGGGGCCCGACGGCGGTCCGCCGATGTCCAGGATCGCCGTGGCACAGCGGTTGGGGGTCAGTGTGACGAGGATCAGATCGGTCGAGGGGAAGGCGATGCGACAACTCCGGGAGCGACTTGCTAAAGTTGTCGACCGTGCTCCTCTTCACCGAGAAGCCGATCCCCCATAG
- the rpmF gene encoding 50S ribosomal protein L32: MAVPKRKMSRSNTRHRRSQWKTTATAIVDCANPACDSKVQPHHACTKCGQYGARGERRQVL, from the coding sequence GTGGCAGTCCCGAAGAGGAAGATGTCGCGCAGCAACACGCGTCACCGTCGTTCGCAGTGGAAGACCACCGCAACGGCGATCGTCGACTGCGCCAACCCCGCGTGCGACTCCAAGGTGCAGCCGCACCACGCGTGCACCAAGTGCGGACAGTACGGAGCTCGCGGCGAGCGTCGCCAGGTCCTCTGA
- a CDS encoding zinc-dependent alcohol dehydrogenase family protein → MRQVVMYGPGDVRVEERDDPQIVEPTDAVIRVSATCICGSDLWPYRAAEPVDHQVMGHEYVGVVEQIGSQVRTVSVGDFVVGSFWASDNTCEICRAGYQSHCVHRVPMGMIGTQSELARIPLADGTLVATPGMPDADLVPSLLAASDVLGTGWFAAVAAEAGPGKTVAVVGDGAVGLLAVLAASRLGAERIIAVSRHADRQALAREFGATEIVEERGDAGVDRVKELTDGLGAHSVIEAVGTQEAMMQAIASTRPGGHVGFVGVSHDVAIPGDALFMSGVHLHGGPAPVRQYLPELVQLIWDRTIDPGKVFDLTLPLDQAADGYQAMDERTAIKVLLKP, encoded by the coding sequence ATGCGCCAGGTGGTCATGTACGGGCCCGGGGACGTGCGGGTCGAGGAGCGCGACGACCCGCAGATCGTCGAGCCGACCGACGCCGTCATTCGTGTCTCGGCGACCTGCATCTGCGGCAGCGACCTGTGGCCGTACCGCGCGGCCGAGCCGGTGGACCACCAGGTGATGGGCCACGAGTACGTCGGCGTGGTCGAGCAGATCGGCTCGCAGGTCCGTACCGTCTCGGTCGGCGACTTCGTCGTCGGTTCCTTCTGGGCGTCGGACAACACGTGCGAGATCTGCCGGGCCGGCTACCAGTCCCACTGCGTCCACCGCGTGCCCATGGGGATGATCGGCACGCAGTCCGAGCTCGCCCGCATCCCGCTGGCGGACGGCACCCTGGTCGCCACCCCGGGGATGCCGGACGCCGACCTGGTCCCCTCGCTCCTCGCCGCCTCGGACGTTCTGGGCACGGGGTGGTTCGCGGCGGTCGCTGCGGAAGCCGGGCCCGGGAAGACCGTCGCCGTGGTCGGCGACGGTGCCGTGGGGCTGCTTGCCGTTCTCGCAGCGTCCCGGCTCGGGGCCGAGCGGATCATCGCGGTCAGCCGCCACGCGGACCGTCAGGCCCTGGCCCGCGAGTTCGGCGCCACGGAGATCGTGGAGGAGCGGGGTGATGCGGGCGTGGACCGGGTGAAGGAGCTGACGGACGGTCTCGGCGCGCACTCGGTGATCGAGGCGGTCGGCACGCAGGAAGCCATGATGCAGGCCATCGCTTCGACGCGTCCGGGTGGGCACGTCGGCTTCGTCGGTGTCTCGCACGACGTCGCGATCCCCGGGGACGCACTCTTCATGTCGGGGGTCCATCTCCATGGTGGTCCCGCCCCGGTGCGCCAGTACCTGCCGGAGCTGGTCCAGCTCATCTGGGACCGCACGATCGACCCAGGCAAGGTCTTCGACCTGACGTTACCCCTCGACCAGGCCGCCGACGGGTACCAGGCGATGGACGAGCGGACGGCGATCAAGGTGCTCCTGAAGCCGTGA